TCTTATTATACCAGTACCCTGAGAATCTGTATGATTACTACCATCAGAAGCTTGTCCAATTCCCGCAACTTTATGATCAAAATCACCTGTAGATGTGTCTTCGTTATATAGATCATTCGATGTCAATGTGAAATTGTATTTTGCTGATAAGTAATTGTTTATGATTGTTCTTTCTGCATCATTTAGAAGTATATCAAACATAATTATCTCACCTATTCTTCCATTGAAATAATAATTTGGTGTTAGGTTTTCATTTCTTCCAGCTCCTACACGAAAAGGCCTAATAGTGTTGAGTGTCATCGAATGACTACTTGTTTGGTTCAAAGTATTATTAATAAATAATCGCTTGTTATTAGAAGCAGTATTTTGATAGAATAAATTTTGAACAGCCCAGCTTCCAGATGTAGATATAGAATTACCCGTAGTTTGCCAGGGGCCAGTATCTCTTCCAGTCCAAAAGTCCCATCTATTAGATCCAGGTCTAGAATACAATATAAACCCTCTAGTAGGTGTACCTGAAGGATCATCTCTATTGGAAACAACGGCTTTATATCCACCTGAACTTGTTACATTCGTAGCTGAAAAAACACTAAAGGTGTTTGGGTTTAAAACACTTTCAAAGGATTTTTCAAAATAATTAGACGACCCATTGAAACTATATGAGTTATATCCGTTTATATCTGCTGTATTGAGTACCGCTCCATTTCCATCACCAAAATCAAATCCTCTACCAGAACTATCTACCCATAAAGAGCCCGTATTCCCTGTAGATTGAGGTCTTAACCACAAAACTAAATTTGTACCACTTCCTACAGTTCCTACTCCTCCTGGTCCAGTTTGTGCACCTAGAAAATAAATAGGAAACAATAAAGTAAATAAAACAGATAAGTGCTTTCCTTTCATTTCTCTTGCTTTAGTACGAAAATATAAATTCATATGGTATTGACAAAAAGGACATCCGTATTCTATGAAAAACATAATGTTTTTATGATGAAGTTCTAGTTGTCTAAATAATCCATTTCTTATAATTGGTAGTAGGCGATTTTTTTCCTTTGAACATCAAAGGAAACTGTGTTTTAATTAAAAATATAATAGTCTATTATTCAATTATGGAATTTGTTTTTACTCCTTTTTTAAAAGTCATAGTTTCTATTAGTTTTCCTTTTTCATCATAATATTTAGCTATTCCATTTGGTTGGTAATCTTTAACATCAACTTCCAGTTTAAGCTTTCCATTCTCATAATAAAAAAAAGTTTTTCCATATGATGTAAGATTAATAGTGTCTAATTGGGATATTTCTAATTTTTTAAGATTCCCATTTGAATAATAGCTTTTGCAAGTATCTCTATTTCTATCATTCCAATAGTTACAATGCTTTTTTAATGTTTTGTTTGGATAATATGCTTTATATTCTCCATGAAGTTTTTCATTATACCTGAAATTCGATTCTTCTATATTTCCGTTTTCATAATAAAAGAAGCCCTGTCCCGATTGTATTCCTGAAACCCAATAAGCAGACGATTTTAAATTCCCATTTTTCCAGTAGTTTTTCCTTTCTCCGTGAGGCTTTCCATCTTTAAAGGTTATGAGTTCTTTCAATTTTCCATTGTCACTCCAGTATCTTTTCCATAACCCTTGTTCTAAATTATTTTCAACAAGACCTTCTTCTACAATAATTTTCCCTTTGTTTGAGTAAAAATGCTTATAATATCCATTCTCATAAATCCGTTTATACTCCTTGTTATTTTTTTGCCAAACTGTTTTTATTAAGCTGTCAGTTTCCTTATCGAATAATTTTTCTATTCTGTTCGGTAGACCATCTAATATTTCTATCTCACCAAATTTTTTACCATTATCATAATAATAAGTTAATAGACCTTTAGTATATTCAAAATCTGAATGTTCACTGATTTTTTGCCAATATCCATCTTGTCCATTTTCTTGAAAAAAGATGTAATTAGAATTCCTGTACTTAGAATCATTAATATTGCCTTTTTCTTTACAGGAACATATGATTAGAAAAGAGATGATTAAATAGTAAATTTTCGATTTCAATAGCTTTATGTTTTTAATTATAGATACCTCATAATATATGAGCCAAAATAACTATTTAGTTTAGATGGAAAAAAGATAAAAAGTGCTTTTATTCCAAATTACGAAGCTTTTTGAATAGTATTGCTTTTCAAAGCTTAAATTTCTTCTGTTTCTCAAGACATTTTTAAAAGAGTTAATAGTAATTGATTATATATCGCAAATGGAGTTGATTATCTTGAACTAAAAATCTTTTTTAATTATAGTTTTTGTTAAATTTATAGTAATGTGTTTGACTAGTAGCGAATCTGTAAGTACTTTTTCAGAAAATAATTTACAAAACGAAAAGTAACAGCTAAATGAGTTTTAATTCAATTAGCAGTTACTCATAGATGTTGTTAGCATGTGTTTTTATTCTATTCTTAATGTAATCTTTTAGATTTGTCATTCCCTTTATTAAATAGAAACCATATTTTTCTGAATTTGAAATTAAGATTTTATTTGGTTCAAAAAACATAATTTCTATTGATTCATTGCTCGATTTTGTAAAGGAGAGTCTAATAAATTTACTGGTGTCTAAGTCTTTATATATGTAGTCTGCTTGTTCTAAACCAGATAGGTTTAAATTAATAACTTTCGATTTTAAAACAACTTTTTGAGTTGTGAAAAAATTATTTCTTTCATAAGTTTCAATGTACTCAATTATTGCTGAGCTATCTTTTTGTAAGAAGTTCTGTAGTTCTAAATTAAAATCAAAATCGTTGTTTAAAATTAAATCAGTTAAAAACTCTATTTTATTTATTTTCCATGTATCTCCGTTTCTTATTAATTCAATATTTAAATCTACATCTATTGCTTTGCTGAATAATGTATTTACTTCTTCTTTTATTTTTTTTGGAGAGTGAAAATATTTTTTTTCAACTAATAAATTTCCATTAACATATCTTCTTGAATTAGATTCTTTCTTCCCATTTTTAAATCCTTCAAAATTTGTAATTCCTTCTTTTTGAAAATATTCATTTATATTTTCAATAATTAAACTAAGATCTTTTTTTGATTTCTTTAATTTAAAGTCTTCAGAGCAATCGTTATATAAATCTTCAATATTGGAATTGAGAATACCTTTATGTATAGCGGTAAACATTTTTTCTGTATTATTAAAATACTCCTTTTTTAAAATTCTATTTTGATTTTTTTGTTGAGCATATGAGGAAAAAAAGAAGAAAAATGATGTGGCAATTAATAGTTTTTTTAACATTTGAACGTTTTTATATTTGTTAATCTTTTTTAGATAATCTAAGTATTGCATTTTTTTCGTTTTTCATGTTTAATTTTTTCGAATTACAAACAACTTATTTATATACAGAATAAAAGTACTGTTATACATCCAGTTAGTTAATATAGGTGGAAGTTTTTAGCAATTTTATTCACTTTTGTTTTACTTCAAATATAATGAGTTTTATCAAAATTATTTAGTGATAAAAATCATAAAAGCTGAACTATGTGTGAATTACTTTTATAAACAATTGAGTTAAGTGGTTTCATTAAAAAATAATTGAAATGTTGAAGTATATATTGACGTGGTTTCCAATGATTATGATAGCGATAATAAATGGTTTTTTTCGTGAGAAATTTTTAGCAAACTATTTTAATAACCTTCAAGCACATCAATTATCTTCTGTATCCATGATTATGTTGTTGGGTGTTTATATCTGGTTTGTATTCAAGGTTTTTTTCCCAGCTTCTGGGAATCAAGCAATATTTATTGGGCTAATTTGGTTGTTGTTTACCGTAATTTTTGAATTCTTATTTGGGTATTATGCTATGGGGAATTCTTGGAATAAATTACTAAGCGATTACAATGTTTTAGAAGGGAAAGTTTGGGTTTTTGTGCTGATTTGGATTGCTATTGCTCCCTACATTATTTATCGAATGCAACTCGTTTTCCTTCAGGAAAATTGAGTTTAGGGCTTTTCAGTTTCTCAGGATATCTTTAAAAGATGAGAAAGTAATTGACTAGACATCATAAATCGAGTTGAATACCCTCAATTGAAGATTTTGTTTTAATTGTACTTTGGGTTAAATATTAGGAGCATTTTGGCTAAGCTGCGTTTTAATGCAGTTTAGGTTTTATTAAACTGGTTTATATTCCTTCATATTTAGTTACAACAAATTTTAGTTTCTTTATTCCGCCATTCAAACAGTCCGCTAAAGTTGTCTTCCAAATTTTTAACTCAATAAATGAGTTATTTCTTTCTGTAATTCTATATGTTCCAATTCTAAAATTCATTTTAAACCTTAACCAGAAGGTTTTTATTCTTGAGTTTTCTTCTATTATTTTTTCACCATTAACAAATTCCATATAATCAAATCCTTTGATATTATCACCAACTATTTTTCTAACACTATTTTTATTGAAATAGTAAATGTTTTTGGTAGTCAACAATACTTTTTTTTGTCTACTAAAGTTTATTAATGCAACTTCAAGTTCATTACTTTCGAGATTTATTTTTTCATTATTTAACTTGTTTGAATTTTCAAAAAATGTTATTCCTCTGGAATTTCTATAATATTTAAGTTTTAATAAAATCTGTTTTCTTAGATGTTCTTTTTTCTTTTTGATTTTCACAGTAATATTTTTTATGTCTGAGTACTTGTTGCCAACGGTTAGTGTAAACTGTCATTTTAATGCAGTTTATACCTTGTTGTAGAGCGTTTTATTTATTTTTTAATTCGATTTTACGTCCATCTAAATCTTGAACGATAGCAGTCAATCCCCATTCTGTTTCAGTTAGTCCTGATTTAACTATCCAATTGGTTTTGATTAAATCGTTCATTTTCTTATTCAGGTTTTCAATGTCAAAACCTAATCGAATTGAATTATCTACTTTTTCTATTGATTTGGTTAAGGGATATATTTCAAAAACAAATCCATCTTTCTCGGAGGCATAGTGAAAAGGACCATTCCCATGTTGATGATAGTCAAATTCAAACCCTAATAGCTCATATTGAGTTTTTAGAAGCTCAGGTTTTTTAGTTCTAATTACAAGTAGGTTGATATGCATTATATTAATCCTCTTTTATTTACATTCTCAAACTTTGATTTGAGAATTGTTATTAATTCAGGTTGCATATAGTCATATTCATCGGGTATGTATAAACAGACTATCTTTTTATTTTCATATACATCGGGAAATTGTTTTCTTATTGTATTTCGATGATGTTTTTCCATTACAATTATGGTGTCAGCCCAAGATAGATTCTTATAAGAAATGATCTTTTTAGTTTCTTTATCCGTTCCAGCTGAATCAATTTCGAAGCGTTGATCATTCTTGTACATTTCATGAGCTGTCGAACTTCTCATCTTATTGATTGTACAAACGAATAATATTTTCTTTTTTTTGCTCATTTTATACCTATGTTCTATAAAGTACTGGGCTATGATGCATGGTTGTTTAGAGAATTTTGTGCCACTGGCATGGTGATCATAGCTTTATTATTTATTATCAATTCTAAAAATATTAATTCTTTTTCAGTTTATTAGCCTGCAATGCATTATAGCCGTTGTTGGCAATTGTTTTTATTCACCCCATTCATAATATAAAGTCATTTCATTTCTTTCTTCACTCAGTAATATAAATCCATTAATTAAATGATTCTTTTGTGTTGAAGGATCTATGCTTATTAGATCAGTTTCAAAAGATAAAACTGTAATTTTTCCTTCAATCCATCTTGGAAAGTTCTCAAAACCACTAAATGGAGTTTCTATTTCAGGATTAAATTTACCCCAACTAATTGGGAAAATTGCTTTGTCATTATAAAGCCATTTATGAGTTTGCTCGCTGCTAAATGTTTGTTCTTTTTTTAAAATCCACCCGTTATCTTTAGCCAGTTTTATAATTTCATTTTTATTGTATTTTCCATTTATTCCAACCCAATGCAATACGTGAATTCCACCAAACCATCCATTCTGATTTATAAATTCAACTCTATTTTGGTATTCAAATTTTTTCCAAAAACCAACAGGAGAAGAAAGATTACAATTGGTAAAACAAACTAGAATTAAAATGTAGAATAGTACTTTCAATTTCATAATTATTGCCAGCGGTCTTGTATATGAAAAGTAGCGGATTTCAAGCACGAATTTTTCAGTCTTACAATGACCTTTTATTTATTAATTTTCTTTCTATTAAGCGATTAAGTAGCTGTTTTTTATATACTTTGTTCTGTCTAGTTTTATCGTTTTGCTTGTTTCTCTTTTGGAATGTTTATCACTCCACATCCTGTTACAAGCCATTTGTTATCAAGCTCCTTAATCTTCATTGTTATTTTAAATCCTTTCCAATTTATAGCTTCTACAGTCAAATAATTTGTTTTTGAGTCAAATTCTGAAAACTTGAATCCATCATCAGGATAATCTTGAGCGTCAAAAATTGGGTCAAAGCCTAGTCCATATTCTGGATCAGATTTTTCTGCCTCTTCAATCATTCTCTTGAGTTCTGTTTTAAATTTAGCACTAACATTTGGATGAGCATTTACAAATTCAATAATTCCAACCTGTTCTTTCGTTTTATTACAATTAGAAACGTATTCATTAATAAATTGTATCGCTACATCTGCAATCGAATCTGTATAGTTTAATTCAGTCTTCTTAGTTTTTACTTCTTTTAAATCAATTTCAATTTGTTCTTTCTTTTTGGAGTTATTCTCTTTTTGTTTTTCTCCACAACTAAAAGCAAAGAAAATCAATAGAATTAAGTATGGTTTTTTCATTAATTTTTGATTTCTATTCAGTTTTTGGAAATTATACACAACGAACTTGTGAATGAAATATAGCGTGTAAAAAGGTACTAACTTTTCGGATTAACACAGCACCAAATTTTTATATTTTGTTTTTAATTTTTCTTGTTCAAAAGTCAAATCAAAATGATTTAACGACCTTATAAAAATACACTAAACTTTGTGATTAAGTACCAAGGTCCGTATTAATTATAGTCAATGTCGTACGGCGTTTTTTTGACTTAGTCTATCCATTCTTTATAATATGCGTCTTCTAAATATAATTTTGTCTTTTTTGCTTTGTTTAAAACATCATTTTGTTCAGGTTCAGGATGGTCACTCAAATATGAAACAGCTTTTATAAAAGCTCCATATCTAATAATGCTTTTCTGATTTTTTATTAAGATTACCGATTCTAAAATATCAAGGGGTATTAGATCTTTTAAGTCATAATTCCAAATATCCAAATAGGATTCTAAATAATATTCCTCGGCATTATTGATATCATTTTTTGCTATTAGTTTTCTAATCAATTTTTCTAGTAAGTCTTTATTTTTAAAATCATTATTAAGTTTCACTTTCCAAATTAGTCTAATTAATAAATATTCATTTATCCATTCTGTTTTGTCTTCAACAACTAATTTTCCTAATTCTTGAATTAGTTCATGATTTGAATAATTATTCTTTTTTGCAAAATTAAAAACCTCCTCTAAATAATATTCTTCAAATTTTTCTATTTCAGAATTCCCTCCTTCAATATTTGATTTCTCTTTTTTAAGATTTATGTATTCAATATTTAAATCAATGATTCTTTTCACAATTTTTTTTTCTAATGCTGTTCGGTAACGTATTTGTATGACTGTTGTTACGGGATTAAAGTTACATATTTTGTTTTGGAATGATCGTTAGTAATCACGGGATGGATTCGGACGAAATCGAATCCGCCGTAATTGTGGTTATACATTGTTATCTGCTGGTTTTTTTCTAAATCCGAAGTATCCACAAATCAATGCAATTAACATTATTATTCCATTTATTATCCAAAATATCCATTCAAATTCTCTTTCAATTAGTAGTTCATAAGTCGGTCCTGGAACATTTGTTTGTATGCTAACATTCAGGATATTCGGTTTCGAATTAGCATTAACAAATTTTAGTTGTAATTCATACTCTTCTCCACGTTTGCTTAAGAAGCTGTTATTTTCAAATACCTCAATAGGTTTATTGTTCCTAAATATCTTAATGTTAAATTCAATAGGTCTTAGTGAATCTATATTCTCATAAGGTCTAGGATCTTCGAGGTTAAAGCTAATTTCATAAGATGATTTAAAGTCAGTTGTAAATTTTTCTGATATTTCTAATTCGTTTTCAAAAGGATATTGTTGATTGAAAGCTGTCAAATTTCTATTTGTTCTGTCAGGAATCAATTCAATTGTCCAGTAAATAGAAATTGAACTCAGGATGATAAAAATAGTTTTTAATATTCTTTTTGACATTGTTTGGTTCAGCTTGCAGGTAACGTTCTGTGTATGGACAGTAGGGTAGATTCGAAGTACTACACTTTCAGTTTACTACTGAGCCAAAACAAACGTTTTTACTTTTAATTTTCCTTTTTTTGTTAAACGTCAAAACTTTGTTTTGGCATTGCCTGCTCAAAGAACAGGGCTTTCATTTTATCTTTAAATGCCCTATTGGCTATACACTTTGTTATCTGCTGGCTTTATTTTTTATTCTATCTAGCTGTTGAAATATTCTTTCTCCTAAATCTATATCACCAACAAAGTCGTCCCATTGGCAAGTAGGTGCAAACCAAACTCGCAAATCTTCAATTACGTTTTCATTTCCATTTTCTAATTTCTTGATACGGTCTACAAGGTCAGTATGGAATTCTTCAGCAGACAAATGTTCTCCCGAGTAACCTCCAGAATATTCAGATAATATTTTTTCAGCTTTTTTTAGGTCACCTAAAAGTGAAACTACTTTATTCCGCTTCTTGAAAATATTCATAAGCATATCCTTCTATTTCTCCACTTAACTGATTTCCATTTTCGTCTTTCAAGTCATACATTTCCTGAGTTCCACCAATTGAAATACAACCGTCTAAACCTAATAAAACAGTGTAAAAAATGTCCGTTAACGTTCCGTCCATTATTTTTTTCATTATTTCATTTTGTTGGTTGTTCAGATTTAATGATTTAATAAGCTGTCCAACTTCTGATTCAGGGTTTTTGGATAGATATTCAGTCAGAAAATCTTGTTTCTCTCTATAAAATCCTTTTACGAATTCTTCTGTGTTCATTTTGTTTTTTTAGCTTGCAGGTAACGGTTTGGCTAAGCTGCGTTTTAATGCAGTTTAGGTATTGCTGTGCGCAGTTTTTTTATTTATTTGTTACAATTTTATTCAAGCAACGAGTAATTGCTTGTCTAATGTCATCTGCTTCAGTTGAACCTTGACCTTCTGCGGTACATGAACAAACAAGTGAATTTGTTGTTGATATAAACTGTATCGTAACTTCAATTGTATAACCACCCAGTCCTGTACTTCTCCTACCGCTTTCACCATAATTAACTATTAATGTTTCATCAGATATATCATTTTTCAATTCTGGAACTAATATATATCCTTCTTTCACTAAAATTCCTGCAATAACATCTTTTGGGTTAACACTTTTGCTAGTTGAATAATATTGCCCATTGATTGATGTTCCGGTACTCGAAGTCAGACTCTTTGTTTGGGAAATATAAATGTATTTGTAATTTTTAATATCTCCTTTTTTTATTGCCGTAGCTGGTTGTAAGGTAACGCAACTAGTTAGAGCTAAACAAAGGATAGATAATGTGAAAATTTGATTTAATTTCATTTTTAATATCCTATTTAAAAAACAATTTGGTTTTACACAAATTACACACAACTTATTTATATACAAAATAAAAGTACGATGATAAATCCAATTAGGCGATATAAGTAGAAGTTTTTTGCAATTTTATTCACTTTTGTTTTACTTCAAATATAATGATTTTTATCAAAATTATTTAGTGATAAAAATCATAAAAGCTGAGCTATTCGTGTATTACTTTTATAAACAATTAGGTTACGTTGTTTCATTAAAAAGTAATTGAGATGTTGAAGTATATATTGGCATGGTTTCCAATGATTATGATTGCGATAATAAACGGTTTTTTCCGTGAGAAATTTTTAGCAACCTATTTTAATAACCTTCAAGCGCATCAATTATCTTCTATATCCATGATTGTTTTGTTGGGTATGTATATATGGGTTGTATTCAAGGTTTTTTTCCCAGCTTCAGCCTATCAAGCAATATTTATAGGATTAGTTTGGTTATTGTTTACGGTAATTTTTGAGTTCTTATTTGGGTATTATGTTATGGGGAATTCTTGGAATAAATTACTAAGCGATTACAATATTTTAGAAGGAAAAGTTTGGGTTTTTGTGCTCATTTGGATTGCTGTTGCTCCCTACATTGTTTATCGAATGGAACTAGTTTTCCTTTAGAAAAATTGAGTTTAGATCTTTTCAGTCTCTTAAGGTATTTTTAAAATAGCTTATAATAATCACTCAGATATCACAAATAGAGTTGATTATCCTGAATTGAAAATCTCATTTTAACTATGGTTTTTCCATACTAATTTTACGGGTTTCCTTATGGGATTGAGTTTTCAAACTTGTAAATTGCAGTTCAGACTATAGTATTTTGATATGACTAGTTGTACAAAAGCTAAAAACAATGAACACTGAAGAATTTGTAAAAGTATTTCATACCGAAAAGTAGGATTTTTTAAAAGAGTATTTATCTGATAATTCAGATACGGAAGTTGGGACTTTAATAAGAAGTCTTAATCTGAATGTAGAACAGACCGAAATATTGAAAAAAGTTCTGGACTCATCTTTTATAGATAATTTTTATACAATTCTTCTTGGATTAGATGGAAGTACTCCGATTGGCGGAATTCAAGAAATGTATGAACTAAAAGACGAAAGCGGAAATCAATTGAGTGGTGAAATCGAAGGCTATGCTTATGCATACTTTCAAGAGAAAAAATAATTATGGGAATAGAAAAAGGTAAATATGACGTCGAACTAATACGACGAACAAAAGAATTGATTCAAGATTATGATGGAAAATACAATCTGACTTTATTGATGAATGGACTTTTAAGTTTAATTGTCTTACCTCAAGAACACAATTCTCGAATAAGAAAGTTGACATTTATGAATACCGACTTGAATGACATCCCAGAAATAAAGTTCGTTTTGGAATCACCTCGTTTTTATTTCGACCGACGCGGATTTAATAATGATTTGAAAAATCTAATGAAAAGAATTCGGAACGGAATTTCTCATCAACGAATCGAAACGATTAACACAAAAGGGAAATGGAAAGGGGTTAAAATTCAAGATTTAGACAGACATAATAATGTTGGATTAAATTTAGAATTGAAAACTTCTGAATTGAGAAAGTTTGCGTTTTTTATAGCAGATGAGTACATCAAAGAAGTGAGAAAAGCCAGTGGATAACAAGGTGTATAAAACATAGCTAATAAGTGCTAACCCGAAAGGTTTATACTTATTTGCGAAGAATGTCAAATCTTTAATTAGGCATTAAAACTAAAAAATTAAAACAAATTATAAAAATAGGGCTCTGTGTTAATCCGAAAAGTTAGTGTCTTTTTAGACGCTATGTTTCATACGCAAGTCCGTTGGGCTTAATTAGAAAAAACTACATTAATGAAAATATTTATTAGCTGGTCAGGAGAGCTAAGTAAAAAAATCGCAGAAGAACTACAAGAATGGATACCTCAGGTGATTAACAACGTTGAACCTTATGTAACAAGTAAAAGTATTAAAAAAGGAGATAGGTGGTTAAGTGAAATATACAAGGAATTAGAGGAGTCTAACTTTGGACTAGTATGTCTAACTAAAGATAATCTCAAATCTCCATGGATAATGTTTGAAGCTGGCGCGATTTCTAAAAACTTACAGGATTCAAGGGTTAGTTGTTTACTATTTGACGGACTAAATCAACACGAAGTTGAAAAACCACTTTCATTTTTTCAAAATACTCAATTTAGTAAAGAAGAGTATCAGAAATTAATGTTCTCTATTAACGACTCATTAGGTGAAAAAGGGTTAACAGAAAAGGTGCTAAATAAATCATTTGAGAAATGGTGGCCTGATTTAGAGTCAAAAGTAACAACAATAACGGCAGAGTATTTCCCAAAAGTGCCGAAAAGTAATAAAGATGATATACTAAGTGAAATACATAAAACGACAACATACATTTCAAACGCTGTATCTCGATTAAACTTAAATTTGCCAAAAGAGAGTCTTGACTTTTCGAATTTCACAGAAGATGCTGCTTTAGAATTTTCTGGACATGAGT
The sequence above is a segment of the Tenacibaculum sp. 190130A14a genome. Coding sequences within it:
- a CDS encoding toxin-antitoxin system YwqK family antitoxin; its protein translation is MKSKIYYLIISFLIICSCKEKGNINDSKYRNSNYIFFQENGQDGYWQKISEHSDFEYTKGLLTYYYDNGKKFGEIEILDGLPNRIEKLFDKETDSLIKTVWQKNNKEYKRIYENGYYKHFYSNKGKIIVEEGLVENNLEQGLWKRYWSDNGKLKELITFKDGKPHGERKNYWKNGNLKSSAYWVSGIQSGQGFFYYENGNIEESNFRYNEKLHGEYKAYYPNKTLKKHCNYWNDRNRDTCKSYYSNGNLKKLEISQLDTINLTSYGKTFFYYENGKLKLEVDVKDYQPNGIAKYYDEKGKLIETMTFKKGVKTNSIIE
- a CDS encoding HEPN family nuclease → MGIEKGKYDVELIRRTKELIQDYDGKYNLTLLMNGLLSLIVLPQEHNSRIRKLTFMNTDLNDIPEIKFVLESPRFYFDRRGFNNDLKNLMKRIRNGISHQRIETINTKGKWKGVKIQDLDRHNNVGLNLELKTSELRKFAFFIADEYIKEVRKASG
- a CDS encoding toll/interleukin-1 receptor domain-containing protein; translation: MKIFISWSGELSKKIAEELQEWIPQVINNVEPYVTSKSIKKGDRWLSEIYKELEESNFGLVCLTKDNLKSPWIMFEAGAISKNLQDSRVSCLLFDGLNQHEVEKPLSFFQNTQFSKEEYQKLMFSINDSLGEKGLTEKVLNKSFEKWWPDLESKVTTITAEYFPKVPKSNKDDILSEIHKTTTYISNAVSRLNLNLPKESLDFSNFTEDAALEFSGHEWNHPVRVLINPVPDKDGNLKLVTITHEGAFIEDSPGPSLRGVLIELLFQSEEGPFWSLTLHFHKGQTYLKVDFAELDKETADKLRGETIWRD